In the Sarcophilus harrisii chromosome 3, mSarHar1.11, whole genome shotgun sequence genome, one interval contains:
- the LOC105750044 gene encoding collagen alpha-2(I) chain encodes MLCQSPALPPRAGGAGAGRAAGGSGYSGPAGADCVRAGAGRDPAPRDTLIPLCSAEGGEGACGPRGGAWPRGPGPCPWPRGNVILPGLFDPARGHSIGNLDPKEPGLSRSKYSGISSGRRKRQADGQTGGKRERLKTLRPRPIPSLSNGDHPELGVGAVVEPPVRGSLRCHTDARKMWSKIQDLINEEENWGAKGHVGFPGPDARSCTFY; translated from the exons ATGTTGTGTCAGAGCCCGGCGCTTCCTCCCCGAGCCGGAGGAGCCGGGGCTGGACGTGCAGCCGGGGGCTCCGGCTATTCTGGTCCCGCGGGGGCTGACTGTGTACGTGCGGGCGCGGGGAGAGACCCGGCACCCCGAGACACCCTAATCCCGCTTTGCAGCGCGGAGGGCGGGGAGGGAGCATGTGGCCCCCGGGGCGGGGCCTGGCCGAGGGGCCCCGGTCCCTGCCCTTGGCCTCGAGGCAATGTCATCCTCCCGGGCCTGTTTGACCCGGCCCGTGGTCACAGCATCGGGAATCTAGACCCGAAAGAGCCTGGATTATCTAGGTCAAAG TATTCTGGGATTTCgtcagggaggaggaagagacaggCGGACGGACAGACAGGCGGcaaaagagagagactgaagaCTCTCCGGCCCAGGCCGATCCCCTCACTTTCAAACGGAGACCACCCAGAGTTAGGGGTGGGGGCTGTCGTGGAGCCGCCCGTTCGCGGCTCTCTCCGCTGCCACACGGATGCCCGTAAGATGTGGAGTAAAATACAGGACTTgataaatgaagaggaaaattggGGAGCAAAGGGTCACGTAGGCTTTCCAGGGCCGGATGCCAGAAGCTGCACTTTCTACTGA